Below is a window of Mucilaginibacter sp. PAMC 26640 DNA.
CCGTCATGAAGAAATTGTTAGCCGCTCTGCTGTGGCTTTGCCCCGTTGCGCTGCTGGCGCAAACAGGTAAGGTGTATGATGCCCTTACCGTTAAAAGTAAGATTCTGAACAGCGAGCGCAAATACGCCGTTTATCTGCCGCCGGATTACGAAACCAGCGGGCGCGAATACCCGGTGCTTTACCTGCTGCACGGCGCAGGCGACGACCAAACCGGGTGGGTGCAGTTTGGCGAGGTGCCCGGCATTACCGATAAATCCATCCGCGAAGGAACAGCCACACCAATGATCATCATTATGCCTGATGCCAACACCGGCAGGCGCGGTTATTTTAATGATATCAAAGGAGACTGGAATTATGAGGACTTCTTTTTTACGGAACTTTTGCCTTTTGTAGAAAAGAAATATCGCATAAAAAATGATAAGCGCTTTCGTGCTATTGCTGGCCTCAGCATGGGCGGCGGCGGCACCTTTGTATATGCGCTGCACCATCCGGAGCTGTTCTCGTCGGCATGCCCTTTAAGTGCTGCTACCGGGTTTCTTAACGCGGAGGATGCCAGATCTGCTATACTGAAGAATAACCCGAACGCTGCCGATAGCGCCATCACTAATTATTATAACAGATACAGCGTGATCCCTCTAATAAACGCTATGCCCGACGCTAACAAAAAAGCTATGCGCTGGTTTATGGATATTGGCGACGATGATTTTTTATACGAGGGCAACGGGCTGGTGCATAACCTGATGCGTAAAAAGGAAATTCCGCATGAGTACCGCGTACGCGATGGTGCCCATAATTGGACCTACTGGCGCGGATCTTTACCCTTGGTTTTAGAATTCGTATCGCAGGCATTTCATCAGTATTAGCGGCTAAAAACCTTTGTTCTTATTTATTCCAAAGCATTTTATGAATGCTCGGGAACAGCCGACTTATTAATAAACCCAAAGTAAATTTATCCAAATGGAACGCAGACAATTTTTAAGAAATACAGCCCTTACAGCAGGTGCTTTGGCATTTTTGGGTAACCGCAGCTTTGCTTCGTTACTGGCCGACCCAACTTTCCAGGTGATCCCATTGCGCAATAACGTGGGGATCTTTATAGAAAAAGGTGGCACCATCGCCTGGATGGTGAATAAGGAAGGCATTGTAGTGGTAGATGCGCAATTCCGCGATACAGCCCAGCATCTGATTGCTGAAATGCAAAAGAAAAGCGACAAGCCGTTCCAATGGCTCATCAACACGCACCACCACGGAGATCATACAGGCGGGAATATCGCCTTTAAAGGCATTGCAATAAATGTTGCTGCTCAAGCCAACTCGCTGATCAATCAAAAGGCGGCCGCTGCCAAGCAAAATAGCGACGATAAACAACTTTACCCGGACACCACTTTCACCGATACCTGGAAAACAAGGGTAGGTGATGAAAGTATCAGCGCACATTATTTTGGCCCCGGGCATACTAATGGCGATGCGATGATCCATTTTGAAAACGCCAACATTGTGCACACTGGCGACCTGGTATTTAATAAGCGATACCCTTTTGTAGACCGCAGTGCAGGCGCATCCTGTAAGCACTGGCCGCTTGCACTGGAATCGGCTCTTAAAACTTTTGATAAAAACACGCAGTATGTATTCGGTCATGCTTTCGACCCCATGAAAGTTACCGGCACCAGGGAAGATGTAAAACAAATGCAAGATTTTATGGAGAAACTGGTGGCCTATGTTGAAAGCAGCATTAAAGCTGGCAAAACTAAAGAAGAGATCTTAGCTGCGAAGACCATTCCTGGTGTAACCTTATGGCAGGGTGACGGCATTGAACGGGGATTACAGGCGGCCTACGACGAGTTGTCGGTGTAAGAATATTTGGTGAAAATATAAAACGGAGTTTACTAGAGAAATTGATAATGTTTACATGAGTGTAAGTGAGAAACGGCGGGCAATGGAAGAAGCCTTAAAATCCATTGTTATTCCATTTTTAAGATCCCAGGGCTTTAAAGGCACTTTCCCACATTTTAGAAGGGTAGCAGATGATCGAATCAATTTGTTGACTTTTCAATTTAGCTCGTCTTCGTCAAAGTTTACTGTCGAAATTGCCAACTGCTCTATAAAAGGCATACACTTAGGTTGGGGCGAAGATATTAAACCGACTAATTGCACTGCTCATCACATAAATCGCAGACACCGTTTGGGATCACTAAAAGGTGATCACTGGTTTGATTTCAGTAAAGTTTATATTCTCTTAAATATCTATAAACAAAGAGCTCATGAAATAATCAGCTTATGGGGCGACGCAGAAAGTTGGTGGGAAACAGATCCATTTGACCAACGTTCTGCTATGGTGCCTTTTGAAAGCTAATAAGCCGGCTTGATGCTGCTGAGCGGTAGCGCTTACCGTTCAAAATGTTAGTGATGATACGCAACAAGGGCAGGAGCAATATTGCGATGGGTTTTTTACCCATCGCAATGCTTAACATTAACATCCAAATAAATAACAATTACTTAATATTGCATTAATCCCGAGTTTCTACTTTCTGTTTAGCTTTAGCTAATTTATAGCTATAACAATGACGAAATACGAAAAAGAATTATGGCAAAAAATTGAAGCCTTTACGCTGGATGAACCGGGTGTTGGCTTCCGGTTTTCGGCCCGGCTGGCCAGGGAGAATGGCTGGAATATCGCTTACACACATCGTGTGATAGCCGAATACAAGAAGTTTATTTTCATGTGCTGTGTTACAGATACCGGTGTAACCCCATCGGATCCGGTAGACCAGGCCTGGCACCTGCACTTAACCTTTACCCGGTCTTACTGGACGGACCTTTGCAAAACCACCCTTGGCCGGGAAATCCATCACAACCCCACAAAAGGCGGCGAACAAGAAGCCAAAAAATTTGACAACTTTTATACCTCCACCCACCAATTGTATATCAGCAAGTTTGGCATACCTCCATCGGCAGATATCTGGCACACCAACCAGGAGCGCTTCAGCGATATCAATTTTCAACGGGTAAACACCGGCAAATACTGGCTGGTGAAAAAGCCAAAGCTCTCCGCTTATGCACTGATAGTTTCTTTCCTGATGCTGTCTTACGGGCTATTTGTACAGGCATCCGATAGTGCCGTAGCCATATGTGTCATGTTAGGCATCATCATCCTGGTAACGGTGGGTGTTTATAAATACGAGTCTGCCGGGAAGTTGGGCGGTAATAAAGATAAACGAAGTAATGATGGCGGGTCTGGTTGCAGTGTTGCTGGCTTCGGTGGTGATTTTTCAGCCCACCATAGCAGCCACGGGCATAGCGGAGACAGCCACAGCAGTGGTGAAAGTGGTTGCGGTAGCGGATGTTCGTCATCTGGTTGTAGTGGCTGTGGCAGCGGTTGCGGAAGTAGCAGCGATTAAGATGACACCCGGGGGGAGATCACCTTGCCAATTTATTTCTTGTTTGCATTTATCTTAAGATATTCATTATTGAGCCGGCGTCTGCCGGCTTCAATTATTATTTCCAATATTATAACCCTGCCGCCCCGTATAACTTTATAATTATCAATTCATCATCTTTTACTCCCGTTTTCAAGGTTTGTTAACATAGTTGTTGATAATTGTTCATTCAACAGTAATTGTGCAGTAACCTCCCCTTAATGTACTAAGTACACTTTTGCCGCAACGTAAATTAAATTTATTAAGGATGAAAAAAGTGTTACTTAAAAGAGTGTTTTTCGCTGCGATGTTCCAGCTGCTGTTTGTCATGGCAGCTATGGCGCAAAGCAATTTAGCCGGCATTTCCGGTACAGTTACCGGTCCGGGTGGTGTAGTTGTCCCCAATGCAACCATCACCGTTAAAAACGAATCAACCGGTTTTCAAATCAAATCTACTTCCACGTCAAAAGGGCTTTTCCTGTTGAAGGAGCTGCCGCTGGGTTCGCCCTACAGCATTACTGTTGAGGCAATGGGTCTCAACACCCAAAAACAAACCGGCTTTGCGCTTAACCAGGGCGATCTGTTACAGGTTACGTTTTTAATGGAAGATAAAGTTAACCAGTTGGGCGTTGTAGAGGTTAGGGCCCCTACATTGCGCAATAAGATCGAAAATATAGGATCATCTACCGCGGTAACCGCAAAAGATATCGCCAAGCTGCCGGTAAACGGCCGTAACTTTACTTCCCTGGCAGATCTGTCGCCCCTCAGCTCGGGCAGCAGCCTCAACGGGCAGCTGGCATCGGCAACTAACTATACTATTGACGGTATGGCGGCGCGCGGTACCATTTCAGGTGGTTTACCAACAGGTGCTTATTCTATATCACTGGAGGCAGTAAGAGAATTCCAAGTGGTTACCAACCAGTATGATGTTACTTATGGTAATGCAGGTGGTGGTACCATTAGTACAGTAACCAAATCAGGTACCAACGTATTATCGGGCAGTGCTTTTAGCTATGCACGTGCCAACTGGCTGTCCAGTAAATACGGACTTAACGGCGTTAAGCGGAACCAGGCTTTCTCTACCTATCAGTATGGTTTTTCGTTAGGCGGCCCTATCGTTAAAGATAAAGCGCAGTTTTTTATTGCCTGGGATCACCAGGCCGATTCAAGACCCTTGTACATTGCCAATATCCAATCTGCAGATGACGAAAAACGAAATAACGTTACCCAGGGTACTTTGGATAACTTCCTGACCATAGCCCGTAATAAGTACGGTGTGGCTAATTCGCCGCAGGTGGGCCAGTTTGATAAAACTAAAAACACCCATGCCGGTTTTGCCCGTATCGACTGGCAGATCAATTCAAAGAACCTGTTCACCATACGGGATAACTTTGTTTATGATTTGGACAACCAATCTGACGGGGATAATACGGCTATCAATATTTACGAGGTGTACAGTACCCGTAAGGCCTTAAATAACAGTGTTATGGCTTCATTACGCAGTATCCTTAGTCCAACGGTAACCAATGAGCTTAAGGTGCAGCACTACTGGGAATACAATAAGCTTTTTGCCAACGATCAGTTACCGGCAGATAATATTCCCCGCGCTATTGTCCAGAACATCCCTTCTGTAGCAGCGGATGGTACAAGCTATACTACTTCAATACAACTGGGTGGGCAGCGCTACGGTAACGACTATTTTAATAACAACGTTGCCCAGCTGATCGATAACCTATACTGGACAAAAGGCAAGTACAACTTTACCTTTGGCGGTGGCTTATCGTTCACTAACCAAAACTCTATTTATGGTAGCGAAACTAACGGCAGGTTTTACTTTACCGGCTTAACCAACTTTAATAACCTTACCCCGTACCGTTACGCAAGGGATATTTATTTATCTAACGACAGGAATATCAAGTTTAACATCCTTGCGCCAAATTTGTACGCGCAGGTACAAACGGTACTGTTCCCTGGTTTTGATATTACTGCCGGTATCCGTGCAGATTACACTACCTACCTGGACAGGGCCGCCTTTAACCAAACTGTATTTAATACACTGGGTTTAAATACCAACAATAAACTGGCTACGCTGCAAATACAGCCAAGGGTGCAAGCCACCTGGGATGTTGGCCAGAATGGTAAAGATATCATCCGTTTAGGTGGTGGTATCTTAGGTTCGGCGCTTAATCCGTACTCTATGATCAACAATATGCTGTTTGATGGATCGCATATTACCAGTGTGGATCTTACCGGCAGCCTGGTGCCTGTTCCTAACTTCCCTGGCTACCGTCAGAACCCGGCAAGTGCACCGGGAATGGACCTGGTTAATAATGCAAACATCCCTAAATTAACCACTTTCAATATCAATGGCAAGGATGCCAAAGTGCCTACTGTTTATAAAGCTAACGCATCTTATTCGCACTTCTTCAACCGTAACTTCCGGGTTACTGCCAGCGGTTATTTAAGCCTTGGCCGTAATAACTATACCTACATCGATAAAAACATGGCAGATCAGCCGTACTTCCGTATCGCGGCCGAAGATAACCGCGGTGTGTATGTGCCGGCTAATACCATCAATGCCGCAAACGGTTCGGCCGACTGGACCCAGGGCCGTAAAACTTCACAAGTAGGCCGTGTATTGCAGCTGGAGAGCCTGGGTAAAGTAAACCAGATGGCGTTTGTGATTGATGCGGATTACCGTTATTACAAACAAGGCGAAATTTCGGTATCCTACACCTGGAACCAGACGAAAGATAATACCTCATATAACGGTAACGTTGCCAACACTGCTACACTGGTACAATATGTAAAAGATGATCCGCGCAACCTGAGCCAGGTGGGCTACTCTGATAACCAGTTCCGCAATAAGGTAGTGGCATATGGTAGTTCGCCAACATTTTATGGCTTCAGCGCAGGTTTAAGGTTCTCCGGGGTAAGTGGTACCCGTTATTCTTTAACTGTGAATGGTAACGTAAACGGCGATTTTGTTGCCACTAACGATTTGGCCTTTATTTACGACCCGAATGCTGCCGGCACGCCGCAATACCTGAAAGATGGTATCAACGCTATTCTTAACAACCCAAAAGTTGAGAAAAGCATGAAGACTTATATCACCAAGAGCTTTGGTAAAATTGCCGAGCGCAATGGTGGTGTAAACCCTTTTTACGGTGTGGTTGATCTAAGGCTGATCAAGAAGATCACTTTGTATAAAAAGCACTACCTGGAAGTATCCGGGGACCTGTTTAACGTAAGCAATTTCATTAACAAAAACTGGGGTGTAAACCACAACCTGGGGGCCACTACTATTTACAACATCAAAAGCTTTGATGCTACAGCCAAACAATACGGCTACTCGGTTAACACCAATGCAGGCGTATCCGGCTTAAGCGGCAACCCTTATCAGTTCCAGGTAGGTTTACGTTATGGTTTTTAATCAGTTAAAAGATATGATCAAAAATAAATTGATAATAGCAGCCACCCTGGCTTTGGGTATTAGCTTTAACGCAAACGCGCAAACAGCGCCTGCTAAGCATGTAGTGCTGGTGACTGTGGATGGTTTCAGGCCCGAGTTTTACCTGGATAGCACTTACGCTATGCCCACGGTACGAGAGCTGATGAAGAACGGCATTGCTGCAAACGGGTTAAACCCGGTGTTTCCGTCGGTTACCTACCCGGATCATACCACAATGATGACCGGGGTTACACCGGCCAAACACGGTATATACTATAACACACCCTTTGAAGCAGAAGGCGCCACCGGCAAATGGTACTGGGATTATAACCTGATTAAAGTACCTACACTTTGGAGTGCAATGCACAAGGCTGGCAAAACAACGGCCTGTGTGCGCTGGCCGGTAACACTTAATGCGCCGATAGATTACCGCATACCCGAGTATTGGAACTATAAGGACATGAAGGATACCCGGGAATACACGGCAGCTGCCACATCCCCGGCCTCGTTATGGCAGGAGGTACAACAAAACGCAACGGGTTTGCTGGAGGCAGAAGATTTGAATGCCAATAATAACGAATTGGTGCAGGATGAGAACGTAGCGCGCATGGCAGGTTATATCATTAAGAAATATAAGCCCAATTTAATAGCGCTGCATTTGGCCTGTACCGACCATTATGAACATGAGAACGGGCGCGAACACTATATGGTTCGCGCTTCGGTGGCCGGTGCCGACAGGGCGATTAAAACCCTGGTAGAAAGCGTAAGCCGTGCGGGCCTGGCCGATAGCACCGTTTTTATTATTCTGGGCGATCATGGATTCGAGAACATTTACCGCAGCTTTAATCCCAATTACCTGTTGAAACAGGCGGGCCTGATTACCGATGTTAAAACCGGCAGCTGGAAAGCGCAGTTTCATTCATCCGGCGGATCATCCTTCCTGAAATTGAAAACCCCGGGCGACAAAGCAACGCTGAAAAAAGTAAGTGAGCTGCTGGCACAACAGCCCGATTCTGTTAAGCAATACTACCAGGTAATTGATAAAGCGCACCTGGATAAGGTAGGCGCCGACCCTGACGTATTGATCGCCCTGAGCGGTACAAACGGAACTACTTTTGGCAACAAGGCAGATTTGCTAACCGAAAAGTTCAGTAAAGTAAAAGGTACGCATGGCTTTTACCCGGATCATCAGCAAATCCAAACCGGGTTTGTCGCTTTTGGTCCCGGCCTTAAAAAAGGGGTGGTGATCCCGGTTATGAATATGGTGGATATTGCCCCACTCATAGCCAAGCTGAGCGGTGTAGACCTGCCAGCAACAGACGGCAAGTTATACCCCGAAATGTTGAAATAGTTTTATTGTGATTTTTTTAGGCCTGTTATCACCGGTGGATGGTAACAGGCCTTTTTGTTTGGCGGGCTGGTAGTCCTTAAGTCTGTTGTGAAAATGCCAACAACAAGATTAAATGTTGCCCTTCGGAAGAAGCTTGATAGTTATTGTAGGACGGATGATGGCATTGCCAAGAAATGCTTTATTCCCGAACTTGAGCAGCGATTCGACATTATTTGCATTAAAACTTGTTTGAGCTGAATAGTTTTGTATATAAATTACAGGAATGATTATAGATATATTTTTGTAGGCCTTCGTTTTGGCATAGTTGGATAAAGTAGTACATTCATCAAATTGAATTTTCCTGGTTGCATATATTTTTGTAAATAAACTATCAGCACTATCAGAGAATTTTATGCTGGTCACTTTAGAATTACTATCAATATCTATTTTTATTACAGTAAACGTGGAGGTGTAGCACTTATTCCAAAAATCCGGATTGTAAATTCGCCTGTAGACAGAGTTTTCAAAATCAGTAAGTAAGCTGTCTTTACTAATAACTGCCTTTAGTCGAGTATTTAATCCGAATGGGTGTTTTTGTTGTGCTTGAGCAATATTGGTAATAAGATATATTATCACGCAAATTGTGTTTCGTATAATAGCTAATTTAGACATGTTAGTTAGAGTTACACCTTTTACCTTTTGGCCCTACTGAATAGGCCAAGTTAGTAGAATCAAAAGATCCGGTAAGACTTAAATCATTTTTGATAGTGTTTGCGAACGTATCAGTAAATTGCAATCCACCTAATGATACGTTTTTTGCTTCCACATCACTTAATCCAGGAAACATCTGTTGTAAAGCCAGAGCCATTTGAGTAACATACTTGATAGCCATATCCTCATGTTGTAACCGATCCGCTGTTCCACTAGCCATTAAATACGCGTGAAGGGATTCATGCATTATTACTCTGGCAATATATTCTTGAGAATAATTGGGCAGATGGTTTAGATCTAATTGTACAGTAACATTTAGCCTAACATCAATTATACCGCCATTCGGGTCAGTAAAACCATCCGCATATGACGGCAAAGTGCTGACATCAATAAAGTTTAAATTCATCTTAGTTGAGTTTTCAAAGACACTGGTAATTAGCGAATTTATTTTATTGACAACTCCTGATAAAATAGTTGAATTTACCATACTTTTCAAACATGAAAGGGGTCGCCACACACAAAAATAGCGATGAGTCACCCATCGCCATTAAATCTTCCGCTCCCCCTTCAGGGGGCTGGGGGCTAAAATCTTTCTCTCAAAAACTCTCCGGTAAAGCTATCGGCCTTTTTAATCAGATCCTCCGGTACACCTTCAAATACGACGTTACCGCCGCGGTTGCCACCTTCGGGGCCGATGTCGATCACCCAGTCGGCGCATTTGATCACGTCCATATTGTGTTCTATCACAATAATGGTATTGCCGTGCTCTAAAAGGGCATCAAACGATTTCAGCAGCTTTTTAATATCGGCAAAGTGCAGCCCTGTTGTAGGCTCATCAAAAATGAAGAGCGTTTTATGCGTGTTATTGCCCTTTACCAGGAAGGATGCCAGCTTAATACGTTGTGCCTCACCGCCGGAGAGCGTATTGCTTGACTGCCCCAATTGTACGTATCCCAAACCAACATCAACCAGTGGTTTTATTTTGGCCAGGATTTTAGGTTCTTTGGCGAAGAATTCGAGTGCCTCATCAATAGTGAGCTCCAGCACTTCAGATACGTTCTTTTCGTTGTACTGCACATCCAGGATATGCTGTTTAAAGCGTTTGCCGTTACAAGCCTCGCAGGTAAGGAAGATATCGGCCATAAACTGCATCTCTATCTTTACTTCGCCTTCGCCCTGGCAGGTATCACATCTGCCGCCTTCCACGTTGAAGGAGAATGCGGATGGTTTCAACCCGCCGGCTTTTGAAACCGGCAAAGCTGCATACAGGTTGCGGATCTCGTCCCAGGCTTTTACATAAGTAACCGGATTTGATCTTGATGAACGGCCTATAGGGTTCTGGTCTACTAGTTCTACCTGCTCTATTTTGGCATAATCGCCCTCCAGGCTATCAAAGCTGCCGGTTTGCTCACCATTGTAATTGCCCAATACCTTTTGCAGGGCAGGTGCAAGCACACGTTTTACCAAACTGGTTTTACCAGAGCCCGATACGCCAGTAACCACCGTAAGCACACCCAGTGGGAATTTTGCATCTACATGGTTAAGGTTGTTTTCGCGGGCACCTTTTATTTCAATAAAATCGTTCCATTTGCGGCGCTGTGCTGGGATGGCGATTTCTTCGCGGCCACTCAGATATTTACCGGTAAGGCTGTCATCATCTACAATAATTTGCTCATAGGTGCCGGTAAAGATCAGGTTTCCCCCATGTGTACCCGCTTCTGGGCCGATATCTATAATATGGTCGGCGGCTTTCATGATCTCTTCCTCGTGCTCTACCACCAGCACGGTAT
It encodes the following:
- a CDS encoding 1,4-beta-xylanase translates to MKKLLAALLWLCPVALLAQTGKVYDALTVKSKILNSERKYAVYLPPDYETSGREYPVLYLLHGAGDDQTGWVQFGEVPGITDKSIREGTATPMIIIMPDANTGRRGYFNDIKGDWNYEDFFFTELLPFVEKKYRIKNDKRFRAIAGLSMGGGGTFVYALHHPELFSSACPLSAATGFLNAEDARSAILKNNPNAADSAITNYYNRYSVIPLINAMPDANKKAMRWFMDIGDDDFLYEGNGLVHNLMRKKEIPHEYRVRDGAHNWTYWRGSLPLVLEFVSQAFHQY
- a CDS encoding MBL fold metallo-hydrolase, encoding MERRQFLRNTALTAGALAFLGNRSFASLLADPTFQVIPLRNNVGIFIEKGGTIAWMVNKEGIVVVDAQFRDTAQHLIAEMQKKSDKPFQWLINTHHHGDHTGGNIAFKGIAINVAAQANSLINQKAAAAKQNSDDKQLYPDTTFTDTWKTRVGDESISAHYFGPGHTNGDAMIHFENANIVHTGDLVFNKRYPFVDRSAGASCKHWPLALESALKTFDKNTQYVFGHAFDPMKVTGTREDVKQMQDFMEKLVAYVESSIKAGKTKEEILAAKTIPGVTLWQGDGIERGLQAAYDELSV
- a CDS encoding TonB-dependent receptor, encoding MKKVLLKRVFFAAMFQLLFVMAAMAQSNLAGISGTVTGPGGVVVPNATITVKNESTGFQIKSTSTSKGLFLLKELPLGSPYSITVEAMGLNTQKQTGFALNQGDLLQVTFLMEDKVNQLGVVEVRAPTLRNKIENIGSSTAVTAKDIAKLPVNGRNFTSLADLSPLSSGSSLNGQLASATNYTIDGMAARGTISGGLPTGAYSISLEAVREFQVVTNQYDVTYGNAGGGTISTVTKSGTNVLSGSAFSYARANWLSSKYGLNGVKRNQAFSTYQYGFSLGGPIVKDKAQFFIAWDHQADSRPLYIANIQSADDEKRNNVTQGTLDNFLTIARNKYGVANSPQVGQFDKTKNTHAGFARIDWQINSKNLFTIRDNFVYDLDNQSDGDNTAINIYEVYSTRKALNNSVMASLRSILSPTVTNELKVQHYWEYNKLFANDQLPADNIPRAIVQNIPSVAADGTSYTTSIQLGGQRYGNDYFNNNVAQLIDNLYWTKGKYNFTFGGGLSFTNQNSIYGSETNGRFYFTGLTNFNNLTPYRYARDIYLSNDRNIKFNILAPNLYAQVQTVLFPGFDITAGIRADYTTYLDRAAFNQTVFNTLGLNTNNKLATLQIQPRVQATWDVGQNGKDIIRLGGGILGSALNPYSMINNMLFDGSHITSVDLTGSLVPVPNFPGYRQNPASAPGMDLVNNANIPKLTTFNINGKDAKVPTVYKANASYSHFFNRNFRVTASGYLSLGRNNYTYIDKNMADQPYFRIAAEDNRGVYVPANTINAANGSADWTQGRKTSQVGRVLQLESLGKVNQMAFVIDADYRYYKQGEISVSYTWNQTKDNTSYNGNVANTATLVQYVKDDPRNLSQVGYSDNQFRNKVVAYGSSPTFYGFSAGLRFSGVSGTRYSLTVNGNVNGDFVATNDLAFIYDPNAAGTPQYLKDGINAILNNPKVEKSMKTYITKSFGKIAERNGGVNPFYGVVDLRLIKKITLYKKHYLEVSGDLFNVSNFINKNWGVNHNLGATTIYNIKSFDATAKQYGYSVNTNAGVSGLSGNPYQFQVGLRYGF
- a CDS encoding AP endonuclease; translated protein: MIKNKLIIAATLALGISFNANAQTAPAKHVVLVTVDGFRPEFYLDSTYAMPTVRELMKNGIAANGLNPVFPSVTYPDHTTMMTGVTPAKHGIYYNTPFEAEGATGKWYWDYNLIKVPTLWSAMHKAGKTTACVRWPVTLNAPIDYRIPEYWNYKDMKDTREYTAAATSPASLWQEVQQNATGLLEAEDLNANNNELVQDENVARMAGYIIKKYKPNLIALHLACTDHYEHENGREHYMVRASVAGADRAIKTLVESVSRAGLADSTVFIILGDHGFENIYRSFNPNYLLKQAGLITDVKTGSWKAQFHSSGGSSFLKLKTPGDKATLKKVSELLAQQPDSVKQYYQVIDKAHLDKVGADPDVLIALSGTNGTTFGNKADLLTEKFSKVKGTHGFYPDHQQIQTGFVAFGPGLKKGVVIPVMNMVDIAPLIAKLSGVDLPATDGKLYPEMLK